A genomic stretch from Candidatus Nitrotoga arctica includes:
- a CDS encoding MotA/TolQ/ExbB proton channel family protein has translation MNNLFSVGSPVVAATLLLLIFLSVATWSIALLKLWRQMRNDKSNRAFSDVFWAARDWHAAAEVAQQGSSDLARLAQAGFAEVKNLSAEQQDLKHIGAPQDVLERMLRQQVENMQRYHERGLAELATIGSTSPFVGLFGTVWGIMHALQDIGTSGSASLDVVAGPIGEALIATAIGIATALPAVLAYNYFLRRLRVQVTELENFAHDFVRLAFKHNFKL, from the coding sequence ATGAACAATCTATTTTCCGTTGGTTCGCCTGTTGTAGCTGCCACACTGCTACTTCTTATTTTTCTGTCCGTAGCGACTTGGTCAATTGCCTTGCTCAAACTATGGCGGCAAATGCGGAACGATAAATCCAATCGTGCCTTCAGTGATGTCTTCTGGGCCGCACGCGACTGGCACGCTGCGGCTGAGGTGGCGCAGCAAGGTTCGAGCGACTTGGCGCGGTTGGCGCAAGCAGGTTTTGCCGAAGTGAAAAACTTGAGTGCTGAACAGCAAGACTTGAAACATATCGGTGCGCCGCAAGACGTATTGGAACGCATGCTGCGGCAGCAAGTGGAAAATATGCAACGCTATCATGAACGTGGCTTGGCCGAACTCGCTACGATAGGCTCGACCTCGCCGTTCGTCGGTTTGTTCGGTACGGTCTGGGGCATCATGCACGCGTTGCAGGACATAGGCACAAGCGGTTCAGCCAGTCTGGATGTGGTTGCCGGACCGATAGGTGAAGCGCTGATTGCGACTGCCATCGGTATCGCCACTGCGCTCCCCGCAGTGTTAGCTTACAACTATTTCCTGCGCCGCCTGCGCGTGCAAGTAACAGAGCTGGAAAATTTCGCGCACGATTTCGTGCGGCTGGCATTTAAACATAATTTCAAACTGTGA
- a CDS encoding YifB family Mg chelatase-like AAA ATPase, translated as MSLAVLYSRALSGMDAALVTVEVHLANGLPSFTIVGLPETEVKESKDRVRAALLTCQFEFPSRRITVNLAPADLPKESGRFDLPIALGILAASGQIPSNHLAEYEFAGELALTGELRPIRGALAMTYHAASNGRAFILPEINAVEAALVEDAAVYPAQSLLQVAAHLSGRAALTRQVASAQPVMPDYPDMCEVKGQGQAKRALEIAAAGGHSVLMCGPPGTGKSMLAARFPGILPQMTEAEALESAAMQSLGGMFDVSRWKTRPYRSPHHTASAVAMVGGGSNPRPGEISIAMHGVLFLDELPEFERHVLEVLREPLESGRITISRAARRADFRAQFQLLAAMNPCPCGYFGHYNGKCRCTPDQIARYRGKISGPLLDRIDIQIEVPAVPQETLLKQADGESNSDIQARVNVARQRALTRQNKPNAQLTVSEIDVLCAPDAQGAALLQQAISHLNLSARAYHRVLKVARTIADLAGNENILASHIAEAVQYRRMGRQG; from the coding sequence ATGAGCCTCGCGGTTTTATATAGCCGCGCCCTTTCCGGCATGGATGCTGCGCTGGTCACGGTCGAGGTGCATCTGGCCAACGGCCTACCCAGCTTTACCATTGTCGGCCTGCCTGAAACCGAAGTGAAAGAAAGTAAGGATCGCGTCCGTGCAGCCTTACTGACTTGCCAATTTGAATTTCCTAGTCGCCGCATCACTGTTAATCTCGCGCCGGCCGACCTACCCAAGGAAAGCGGACGTTTTGATTTACCCATCGCGCTAGGCATTCTCGCCGCATCCGGGCAGATACCCTCAAACCACCTTGCCGAATATGAATTTGCCGGTGAACTGGCGCTTACCGGCGAACTACGACCGATACGCGGGGCGCTTGCAATGACCTATCACGCAGCATCCAACGGGCGGGCATTTATTCTTCCCGAAATAAATGCTGTCGAAGCGGCGCTGGTAGAAGATGCAGCAGTCTATCCAGCACAATCCTTGTTGCAGGTGGCGGCACATTTATCTGGTCGCGCTGCACTCACCCGTCAAGTTGCCAGTGCACAGCCTGTTATGCCGGACTATCCAGACATGTGTGAAGTGAAGGGTCAAGGGCAGGCCAAGCGCGCGCTTGAGATTGCCGCCGCTGGCGGCCATAGCGTGTTGATGTGCGGTCCGCCTGGTACCGGGAAATCAATGCTGGCAGCGCGTTTCCCCGGCATCCTGCCGCAAATGACTGAAGCTGAAGCATTGGAAAGTGCGGCCATGCAATCGTTAGGCGGCATGTTTGATGTTAGCCGCTGGAAAACGAGACCGTACCGATCACCGCACCACACCGCATCCGCGGTAGCTATGGTCGGCGGCGGCAGCAATCCGCGTCCTGGTGAAATTTCTATCGCAATGCACGGCGTGCTGTTCCTTGATGAATTGCCGGAATTTGAGCGCCATGTACTGGAAGTGCTACGCGAACCGCTGGAGAGTGGACGCATCACCATCTCGCGCGCTGCGCGCCGCGCAGATTTCCGCGCGCAATTTCAGTTACTTGCTGCAATGAACCCTTGCCCGTGTGGCTATTTTGGCCATTACAACGGCAAATGCCGTTGCACCCCCGATCAAATTGCACGCTATCGCGGCAAAATTTCTGGTCCGCTATTAGATCGCATAGACATTCAGATCGAAGTTCCCGCGGTGCCACAAGAAACTCTGCTCAAACAGGCTGATGGAGAATCAAATAGTGATATTCAAGCGCGTGTAAACGTAGCGCGACAACGCGCATTAACCCGCCAGAACAAACCGAACGCACAGCTTACGGTAAGCGAGATTGACGTTCTCTGTGCGCCCGATGCACAAGGTGCCGCACTATTGCAGCAAGCCATCAGTCACCTGAATTTGTCTGCACGCGCTTATCACCGCGTGCTCAAAGTGGCGCGCACTATTGCCGATCTGGCAGGCAACGAAAACATCCTTGCTTCTCACATCGCCGAGGCTGTACAGTATCGCAGGATGGGCAGGCAAGGATAA
- a CDS encoding tetratricopeptide repeat protein — MNFLHLTILFLFVTILAACSTTEKTVVKEVPGVSKELSPENILTPMQQEIETANTKKQLDIKNINDQDLDVRKPAKTIESYQKEAAQGDSNAEYALGIKYRNGDNVAQDYAKAREWFQKSATQGHAAAQTMLGNIYRKGEGVDKDTNKAIEWYEKAAARGDAGAQLNLGWMYRNGEGVAKDATKAVEWYQKAAAQGDPSAQYAVGMMYRKGLLGVPKDAAKAIEWYEKAAVQGDAGAQFILGGMYRNGEGVAKDATKAVEWYQKSAEQGYPIAQTLLGHMYRNGEGSAINAAKAADWYQKAALQGDPEAQFILGSMYQIGEGIPKDDAKAREWWQKAAAQGDPNAQAALAR; from the coding sequence ATGAATTTCTTACACCTAACGATTTTATTCTTGTTTGTCACCATTCTTGCTGCTTGCTCTACTACTGAAAAAACGGTTGTTAAAGAGGTTCCTGGCGTATCAAAAGAATTGTCACCAGAAAACATATTGACGCCAATGCAGCAGGAGATTGAAACAGCAAATACAAAAAAGCAATTGGATATCAAAAATATCAATGATCAAGATTTAGATGTTCGTAAACCTGCAAAAACTATTGAGTCATATCAGAAAGAAGCGGCCCAAGGGGATAGTAATGCCGAATATGCACTGGGTATAAAGTATCGTAATGGCGATAATGTCGCCCAGGACTATGCTAAAGCCAGAGAGTGGTTTCAGAAATCTGCTACTCAGGGACATGCGGCTGCACAGACCATGCTTGGTAATATATACCGCAAAGGCGAGGGTGTAGATAAAGATACTAATAAAGCCATAGAGTGGTATGAGAAGGCCGCTGCACGGGGAGACGCAGGTGCGCAACTTAATCTTGGCTGGATGTATCGTAATGGCGAAGGCGTTGCCAAGGATGCTACTAAAGCCGTAGAGTGGTACCAAAAAGCTGCTGCACAGGGAGATCCTAGTGCGCAATATGCAGTTGGTATGATGTATCGCAAAGGGTTGTTAGGCGTACCCAAGGACGCCGCTAAGGCAATTGAGTGGTATGAGAAAGCTGCTGTGCAGGGAGATGCGGGTGCGCAATTTATCCTTGGCGGAATGTATCGCAATGGCGAAGGCGTTGCCAAGGATGCTACTAAAGCCGTAGAGTGGTATCAGAAATCTGCTGAGCAAGGATATCCGATTGCGCAAACTCTCCTTGGTCATATGTATCGCAATGGCGAAGGCTCAGCCATAAATGCAGCTAAAGCTGCGGATTGGTATCAAAAAGCTGCTTTACAGGGAGATCCAGAAGCGCAATTCATACTTGGCTCGATGTATCAAATTGGTGAAGGAATACCAAAAGATGATGCCAAGGCACGCGAATGGTGGCAAAAAGCCGCGGCACAGGGAGATCCTAATGCACAAGCTGCGCTGGCACGGTGA
- the thiO gene encoding glycine oxidase ThiO yields MIRYLNSDFLIIGGGVAGLSTAQRLLQQGALVTLLERGEVGQEASWAGGGILSPLCPWNYPDEVTRLTTRGAELFSAWAKELHAVTGIDPEYETSGMVVLPPFDTQEAEQWCAAHRAYSVHQVRATDYNLLAQGDALYLPEVAQVRNPRLLRALRQHVESLGGRVIEQCAVSDIVVENGRVQTLITSSGKCNAQNYIVTAGAWSKEVLGRNALRLDIKPIRGQMLLFKFDVSPLRHIVLQDGLYLIPRRDGHLLVGSTLEDVGFDQRTTREARDMLWQRAQKLLPSLRNMSLVQHWAGLRPASPHNIPTIGRHPQLDNLYLNSGHFRYGVTMAPSSVEILLNEITGAQQPFDVTPYQAGWGA; encoded by the coding sequence ATGATTAGATACTTGAATTCCGATTTTTTAATCATTGGGGGCGGCGTGGCCGGGTTATCGACTGCGCAACGTTTGCTGCAGCAAGGGGCGTTAGTGACCCTGCTGGAGCGTGGTGAGGTTGGACAGGAAGCTTCTTGGGCAGGCGGCGGCATTTTGTCGCCGCTGTGTCCGTGGAATTATCCCGATGAAGTTACGCGCCTAACTACTCGTGGCGCAGAGCTATTTTCGGCATGGGCAAAAGAATTGCATGCGGTTACTGGCATAGATCCGGAATATGAGACAAGCGGAATGGTGGTTTTGCCACCATTTGATACACAGGAAGCAGAGCAATGGTGCGCGGCGCATAGGGCTTATTCAGTGCATCAAGTCCGTGCAACAGACTATAACCTGCTCGCGCAAGGCGATGCGCTCTATTTGCCGGAAGTCGCTCAGGTACGTAATCCGAGGTTATTGCGCGCCTTGCGTCAGCATGTGGAATCGCTTGGGGGGCGTGTCATCGAACAATGTGCAGTAAGTGATATTGTGGTCGAAAATGGGCGAGTACAAACACTCATCACGTCCAGCGGCAAGTGTAACGCACAGAACTATATCGTTACCGCCGGAGCATGGAGCAAGGAAGTATTGGGACGAAATGCACTACGATTAGATATTAAGCCGATACGCGGGCAGATGCTGTTGTTCAAGTTCGATGTGTCGCCGCTCCGTCATATTGTGTTGCAAGACGGTTTGTATTTGATCCCGCGTCGGGATGGACACCTACTGGTCGGTAGTACGCTGGAGGACGTAGGTTTTGATCAGCGCACGACCCGTGAGGCACGCGACATGTTGTGGCAACGTGCCCAAAAATTGTTACCATCCCTGCGCAACATGTCGTTGGTACAACACTGGGCCGGATTGCGTCCCGCTTCGCCGCACAATATCCCCACCATCGGACGACATCCGCAGCTGGACAATCTTTACCTTAATAGCGGGCATTTTCGTTATGGCGTGACCATGGCTCCGTCCAGCGTCGAAATTCTGTTAAATGAAATCACAGGTGCGCAACAACCATTCGATGTCACACCTTATCAGGCTGGGTGGGGCGCTTAA
- the mtgA gene encoding monofunctional biosynthetic peptidoglycan transglycosylase, with product MKKLWSWIWRIVGALLLLLLLYQLWIFAHIAWWVKNNPSTSSFMDQRLLMMQNKHPDAELRHQWVPYAKISNNLKRALIASEDAKFVDHEGFDWEGIQKAYEKNMKKGKIVAGGSTISQQLAKNLFLSTKRTPWRKAEEVLITIMLEQMMTKQRIFEIYLNVIEWGNGVFGAEAAARYYYRVSSTQLSATQAAKLAAMVPNPRYYDQHREARGMLRKADIILRRMNFAEIP from the coding sequence ATGAAAAAACTGTGGTCGTGGATATGGCGAATAGTTGGAGCGCTACTGCTACTTTTATTGCTCTACCAACTGTGGATTTTTGCGCATATTGCATGGTGGGTAAAAAACAATCCCTCCACTAGTTCTTTCATGGATCAACGATTGTTAATGATGCAAAACAAGCATCCGGATGCTGAATTACGGCACCAGTGGGTACCCTATGCAAAGATATCCAACAATCTCAAACGCGCACTGATTGCTTCTGAAGACGCAAAATTCGTTGACCATGAAGGCTTCGATTGGGAAGGCATCCAGAAGGCTTACGAAAAAAACATGAAAAAGGGCAAGATCGTGGCAGGTGGCTCTACCATCAGTCAGCAGTTGGCAAAAAATCTATTTTTATCTACCAAGCGCACGCCATGGCGTAAGGCAGAGGAAGTTCTCATCACCATAATGCTGGAACAGATGATGACCAAACAACGAATTTTTGAGATTTATTTGAACGTTATAGAGTGGGGCAATGGCGTGTTCGGTGCTGAGGCAGCAGCTCGGTATTATTACCGTGTCAGCTCAACGCAGCTTTCTGCGACACAAGCCGCCAAACTTGCCGCCATGGTTCCTAACCCGCGCTACTATGACCAACACCGCGAAGCGCGAGGTATGTTAAGAAAGGCAGACATTATTTTAAGACGGATGAATTTTGCGGAAATCCCTTGA
- a CDS encoding accessory factor UbiK family protein has protein sequence MFNTKFFDEISDKLSKAVANSPAKDVEKNARALLAQGFTKLDLVTREEFDVQTQLLSHTIEKLTALEARVVALEAQRNP, from the coding sequence ATGTTCAATACAAAATTCTTCGATGAAATTTCCGACAAATTAAGCAAAGCAGTGGCTAACAGCCCGGCAAAAGATGTTGAGAAAAATGCCCGCGCTTTGCTGGCGCAAGGGTTTACCAAACTGGATCTTGTGACGCGTGAAGAATTCGATGTACAAACCCAACTGTTATCACACACAATCGAAAAATTGACGGCACTGGAAGCTCGAGTCGTCGCCCTTGAAGCACAACGCAACCCGTAG
- a CDS encoding ExbD/TolR family protein has product MSNSTQQGMMSEINVTPLVDVMLVLLVVFIVTAPLLTPQSLKVALPKTTAVAASDPIKLLPALLTVDAHGQIELDNNALSDSQLADILKQRAADPQFQMKIEADKAVPYGRVAEFMAIAQHAGVTNLSFVTIRQ; this is encoded by the coding sequence ATGAGTAATTCAACGCAACAGGGAATGATGAGCGAAATCAATGTAACGCCGCTAGTAGATGTGATGCTGGTGCTGCTGGTGGTCTTCATCGTTACTGCACCACTGCTTACCCCGCAGTCGCTCAAAGTTGCTCTGCCCAAAACTACAGCGGTAGCAGCCTCGGACCCGATAAAACTGCTTCCAGCATTGCTGACTGTAGATGCACACGGACAGATCGAGCTTGACAACAACGCTTTGAGTGACTCGCAACTGGCAGACATTTTAAAACAGCGAGCGGCCGATCCGCAGTTTCAGATGAAAATTGAGGCAGACAAGGCCGTGCCTTATGGTCGCGTGGCGGAATTTATGGCAATTGCGCAACATGCCGGGGTAACCAATCTGTCTTTTGTAACAATTCGTCAGTAA
- a CDS encoding sterol desaturase family protein, with translation MNAFMLQHELAIRLACFFCVFCSMSLWELAAPRRRPTVSKHLRWANNLVLVVLNSVLLRALFPAAAVGVAAFATQQSWGLLNYFVIPLWMAVLISVVLLDFVIYLQHVMFHAVPLLWRLHRVHHADLDIDVTTGTRFHPIEIMLSMLIKAAVILLLGPPVVAVVIFEVLLNATSLFNHGNVRMSPALDRLLRLLLVTPDMHRVHHSIEEDETNSNFAFNLSMWDRLFGTYRDQPRAGHEDMTTGISTFREVNHCVWLPGILMLPFIGKVTDYAINRWRWKNDDAS, from the coding sequence ATGAACGCATTCATGCTGCAACATGAACTTGCCATTCGCTTGGCCTGCTTCTTCTGTGTATTCTGCAGCATGTCACTGTGGGAGCTTGCCGCGCCGCGGCGTCGGCCCACCGTGTCCAAGCACTTGCGCTGGGCAAACAACCTTGTGCTGGTGGTGCTCAACAGCGTTTTGTTACGTGCGCTGTTCCCGGCTGCGGCGGTGGGAGTGGCAGCATTTGCCACCCAGCAGAGCTGGGGACTGCTGAATTATTTCGTCATCCCATTGTGGATGGCCGTGCTGATCTCGGTTGTATTACTGGACTTCGTTATTTATCTCCAGCACGTGATGTTCCACGCCGTGCCGCTGCTGTGGCGCCTGCATCGCGTGCATCATGCCGATCTCGATATCGATGTAACGACGGGTACACGTTTTCACCCCATCGAGATCATGCTGTCCATGCTCATCAAGGCTGCGGTGATCCTGTTACTGGGCCCGCCCGTGGTGGCGGTGGTGATCTTTGAGGTATTGCTCAACGCCACCTCCCTGTTCAACCACGGCAATGTGCGTATGTCTCCGGCGCTGGACAGATTGCTACGCTTGCTCTTGGTGACGCCTGACATGCATCGCGTACACCATTCTATCGAGGAGGATGAGACTAATAGCAACTTCGCTTTTAATCTGTCCATGTGGGATCGGCTTTTCGGCACCTACCGCGATCAACCTCGCGCGGGGCACGAGGATATGACTACTGGCATCAGCACCTTTCGTGAGGTCAATCACTGTGTTTGGCTGCCAGGTATCTTAATGTTGCCATTCATCGGCAAGGTGACGGATTACGCCATTAATCGTTGGCGTTGGAAAAACGACGATGCATCATAA
- a CDS encoding zinc ribbon domain-containing protein yields the protein MALKKCKECGKDVSSSAKTCPHCGVKNPGVAAKTIVVGVLTLLFMGWLVTQCSSGNDSNKKNSKISITIPDGTKAETRLLIENSFLKLRAVCPGLDKYAESLKFDGVDDNFEFASEDAQRAEIKFLISKNSNGIPVNYMAAGNRCFFEISRDGSRALISKRACQSICLDRNMANNKKDVLELSLK from the coding sequence ATGGCATTGAAAAAATGCAAAGAGTGTGGAAAGGATGTTTCATCAAGCGCTAAGACGTGCCCACATTGCGGCGTTAAGAATCCAGGGGTCGCTGCCAAAACCATAGTGGTTGGCGTATTAACCCTCCTATTCATGGGGTGGCTCGTTACCCAATGCTCATCGGGCAACGACTCAAATAAAAAAAATTCAAAAATTAGCATTACCATACCTGATGGTACGAAAGCCGAAACAAGACTATTAATTGAAAATAGTTTTCTAAAACTCAGGGCTGTATGCCCCGGCCTTGACAAATATGCTGAGTCGTTAAAATTCGATGGCGTTGACGATAACTTTGAATTTGCTTCAGAAGATGCACAAAGGGCAGAAATTAAATTCTTGATATCAAAAAATAGCAACGGGATTCCGGTAAATTATATGGCTGCTGGTAATCGTTGTTTCTTTGAGATATCACGAGATGGATCAAGGGCTTTGATATCAAAGCGTGCATGCCAATCAATTTGCCTTGATAGGAATATGGCCAACAATAAAAAAGACGTTCTTGAACTATCTCTGAAATGA
- a CDS encoding TonB family protein, with protein MNPLSYIYPPTPASRERAVVVAVVVVLHLVVLYPTMAQSQGASKPMREMKVTVAMADKPAPLSASPSTAAPSLPGKKKPHVAEPVPDPLKPEPVAQAVEIPIEKPVEPEKSSDPIKIDTETAEKIRLEQEAALAKAREEAEAAQRRVEQEAAKTKAEQAAALAKVQAEAKARVEKELARLEAMQEAKRVKAEQEAAEAKAQAEVRAQAEVKARAEVEAVRLKEEQEVAKAKTEQLAEQARARADALAQAQAKAEAEAIRLKAVQEAIRVKAEHEAAQARAKADVLAHAEAVRIKTAQEAARARVEHEAVQARVKAAVMAHAEAVRIKTEQEATRARVEHEAAQARARAETVARVEAEVRLKADQEAVRVRAEQEVVQARAKAEAMAHAEALRFRAEQEVARARAEHDAAQARARADAMARAEVEVARARAEHEAAQARAEHEAAQARARADAMARAEVEAARARAEHEAAQARARADAMARAEVEAARARAEHEAAQARARADAMARAEVEAARARAEHEAAQARARAEAMTRAEAARLRAEQEAAQARARAEAMTRAEAEAARLKAEQEAARLRAEQEAALAKAKAEAIARAEAEAARLKAEQEAARIRAEQEATLAKAKAEADAKARAAAEMARLNAEQSEPSYKAFYHLKNASPSYPVAARRMGLQGKVILNVEVLADGSCGQVSVAKSSGHTMLDDNALETVRSWHFIPARQDGEAINKWFKVPIIFSLKDNET; from the coding sequence TTGAATCCACTTTCATATATTTATCCTCCCACCCCAGCCTCGCGTGAGCGAGCGGTTGTCGTTGCGGTTGTCGTGGTACTGCACTTAGTCGTTTTGTATCCCACAATGGCACAATCACAGGGGGCTTCCAAGCCGATGCGAGAGATGAAGGTGACAGTTGCGATGGCTGACAAGCCTGCTCCACTTTCTGCATCACCATCAACTGCTGCTCCTTCCTTGCCTGGTAAGAAAAAGCCGCATGTTGCTGAGCCAGTGCCTGATCCATTGAAGCCTGAGCCTGTTGCACAGGCAGTAGAAATACCCATTGAGAAACCTGTCGAGCCGGAAAAAAGTTCAGATCCAATAAAAATTGATACCGAAACGGCGGAAAAAATCAGGCTAGAGCAAGAAGCTGCGCTCGCCAAAGCGAGAGAGGAAGCAGAGGCTGCACAACGCAGGGTAGAACAGGAAGCAGCAAAAACCAAAGCCGAGCAAGCCGCTGCGCTAGCCAAGGTACAAGCAGAAGCCAAAGCAAGAGTAGAAAAGGAGCTTGCCCGCCTTGAAGCAATGCAAGAAGCGAAAAGAGTCAAGGCAGAGCAAGAAGCAGCAGAAGCCAAAGCACAAGCAGAAGTTAGGGCACAAGCAGAAGTCAAGGCGAGAGCAGAAGTCGAAGCTGTAAGACTCAAGGAAGAACAGGAAGTAGCAAAAGCCAAGACGGAACAATTAGCTGAGCAGGCTAGAGCAAGAGCAGATGCCTTAGCGCAAGCACAGGCCAAAGCTGAAGCCGAAGCAATACGTCTTAAGGCGGTGCAGGAGGCAATAAGAGTCAAGGCAGAACACGAAGCAGCGCAAGCTCGGGCAAAAGCTGACGTCTTGGCCCATGCGGAGGCTGTCCGTATCAAAACGGCGCAGGAAGCAGCAAGAGCGAGAGTAGAGCACGAAGCTGTACAGGCTCGGGTAAAAGCTGCAGTCATGGCTCATGCCGAAGCTGTACGCATTAAGACGGAGCAGGAAGCAACAAGAGCGAGGGTAGAGCACGAAGCTGCGCAGGCGCGGGCAAGAGCAGAAACCGTAGCGCGTGTAGAAGCCGAAGTTCGCCTTAAAGCAGATCAGGAAGCGGTGAGAGTCAGGGCAGAACAAGAGGTCGTGCAGGCCCGAGCGAAAGCTGAAGCCATGGCACATGCGGAAGCTCTACGGTTCAGGGCAGAGCAAGAAGTTGCCCGAGCCAGAGCAGAACATGATGCCGCTCAGGCCAGAGCAAGGGCAGATGCCATGGCACGTGCGGAAGTTGAAGTTGCCCGAGCCAGAGCAGAACATGAAGCCGCTCAGGCCAGAGCAGAACATGAAGCCGCTCAGGCCAGAGCAAGGGCAGATGCCATGGCACGTGCGGAAGTTGAAGCTGCCCGAGCTAGAGCAGAACATGAAGCCGCTCAGGCCAGAGCAAGGGCAGATGCCATGGCACGTGCGGAAGTTGAAGCTGCCCGAGCTAGAGCAGAACATGAAGCTGCTCAGGCTAGAGCAAGGGCAGATGCCATGGCACGTGCGGAAGTTGAAGCTGCCCGAGCTAGAGCAGAACATGAAGCTGCTCAGGCTAGAGCAAGGGCAGAAGCCATGACACGTGCGGAAGCCGCACGGCTTAGAGCAGAGCAAGAAGCTGCACAAGCCCGGGCAAGAGCAGAAGCCATGACACGTGCGGAAGCCGAGGCCGCCCGTCTCAAGGCAGAACAGGAAGCGGCGAGACTCAGGGCGGAACAGGAAGCTGCACTCGCTAAGGCCAAAGCTGAAGCCATAGCGCGTGCAGAAGCCGAAGCTGCCCGCCTCAAAGCTGAGCAGGAAGCGGCGAGAATTAGGGCGGAACAGGAAGCGACGCTCGCTAAGGCCAAAGCTGAAGCGGACGCCAAAGCGCGTGCCGCAGCCGAAATGGCTCGCCTCAATGCAGAGCAAAGCGAGCCAAGTTACAAAGCATTTTATCACCTGAAAAATGCGAGCCCATCATACCCAGTTGCAGCACGTCGCATGGGTTTGCAAGGCAAGGTGATATTGAATGTAGAAGTACTGGCCGATGGTTCGTGCGGTCAAGTCAGTGTGGCTAAGAGCAGCGGTCACACCATGCTCGATGACAATGCGTTAGAAACCGTGAGATCTTGGCACTTTATCCCTGCCCGTCAGGATGGGGAGGCAATTAACAAATGGTTTAAGGTACCAATCATTTTTTCTTTGAAAGATAACGAAACATGA
- the aroE gene encoding shikimate dehydrogenase, producing MTDRYAVIGNPISHSKSPLIHAQFARQTGQDLSYEAISAPLNGFRDTVLALRDEGCRGMNVTVPFKFEAFQLATQLTVRAQAAQAVNTLKFDGTEIIGDNTDGAGLVADIEHNLGFIFQGKRVLLMGAGGAAYGVALPLLNAGAIITVANRTEDKAYQLAALFSAHGPIQGSSYIALAGSQFDCVINATSSSLADSLPPLPRGESAFSLSSPNLPFSIEENPKYGGIFAPNALAYDMMYGKETPFLIFAKEQAAARLADGLGMLVEQAAESFFLWRNIRPDTAPVIAKLRLI from the coding sequence ATGACTGACCGTTACGCCGTAATCGGCAACCCAATTTCGCACAGTAAATCCCCGCTTATTCACGCTCAATTCGCCCGTCAGACCGGGCAGGATTTAAGCTATGAGGCCATCTCCGCACCGCTGAATGGCTTCCGAGACACCGTGCTGGCTTTACGAGATGAGGGATGTCGCGGCATGAACGTGACCGTTCCGTTCAAGTTTGAGGCGTTCCAGCTTGCCACTCAACTCACCGTCCGCGCACAAGCGGCTCAGGCCGTGAATACTCTAAAGTTTGATGGTACAGAGATAATAGGCGATAACACCGACGGCGCAGGATTAGTAGCAGACATCGAACATAATCTTGGTTTCATATTTCAAGGCAAGCGCGTATTGCTAATGGGGGCAGGGGGTGCGGCCTATGGCGTGGCGCTACCATTACTCAATGCAGGAGCAATTATCACGGTAGCGAATCGCACTGAAGATAAGGCTTACCAATTGGCTGCTCTATTTTCCGCGCACGGCCCCATTCAGGGTAGCAGCTACATCGCACTTGCAGGTTCGCAATTTGATTGCGTGATTAATGCGACTTCCAGTAGCTTGGCAGACTCACTCCCACCGTTGCCGCGAGGAGAAAGCGCTTTCTCACTTTCTTCCCCTAACTTACCTTTTTCAATTGAAGAAAACCCGAAATATGGAGGGATTTTCGCGCCTAATGCGCTGGCCTACGACATGATGTATGGAAAAGAAACCCCTTTCTTGATTTTCGCTAAAGAGCAAGCCGCAGCGCGGCTTGCGGATGGACTCGGCATGCTGGTTGAGCAAGCCGCCGAGTCATTTTTTCTATGGCGCAACATACGCCCCGATACCGCCCCTGTCATCGCCAAACTGCGTCTGATTTGA